The genomic window ttttatataataacGGTTTAGCTTTGGAAATTGTCATGTGTATGATTCTCCTGATTCATATTTTTCCAACAACTGTGTAGTTAATTATTTTGGAATGGTATTCCTTTTTTGATTAACCACTGGACCTTTCAAATATACAGggtaaacttaaaaaaaaccacTTAGCACAActtgtacacgcacacacacgcacacagataaATACTTTTTGCAGCCACTTGTGTTCTATGGATGCAATGTCAGCAAGATGCTGTGACATTTGTATGTAGCAGTTAAATACAGAGTGAAGCGATACCGTATATTTCCGACAACAGTCCATAATCTGGCTACTGCAGAGAAAGAATGGAGCCCCGCACCGATTTATTGTAAAATGGTGGAGGCAGAAATGTGTTTGACGAGGTTACAATGACATGCACATATGCTGGTACGGAGCATAATCATTATTATCACAACCTTTACCTTGAAGGCGGTGGACGCtcgttttgttttccttcccgTTTTCAGGAGACAGTGTTGGCCAACGTCGCTGTAGTTGGGTGTAATTGTCGCACCAAGGCAACTCAATTATCTTCTTCTCGACGCCAAGAGATTGACACGGTTAGCCTCTGACAGATTAtcctctgctctgtgtcctGTTCGTTGGCTTTGTCACTTTGAGTGTGTATATCACTCCTGGCACCACAGCTGTGAGGTAACGTACTATTAGCTAGAGCTTCGTCCTCCGGGTCCGGgtggtttcttttttcttttctccgctCGGTTTTCTCAACATATGGTCCTGAATGATAACGAGGTCTATTCATTCAAAACGTTAAACTATATTCTGCTCAACAGCGACATGGGTAAATTCAATAAAGTGCTAACATTACCTAATTGTTTGTCTCAAGACAATCGGTTCTCGGAAGTATCGCTTGCCTCCGAAACATCACCGCTTCCTTTTAGTAGTAAACATATTTCTGCTTGTTATCCTAGCTTGTAAGGTAGGAGGgaattgtgattgacagttccATACACCAATAGCAAACCGACTGGTGAAACAAGTCCACCAATAGGTTCGTTCGAGCTGAACTAGGCCTCGCCTGGAATCATTAGGGGGCAGCTGCCTTCAACGGgtacacaggaagtcacagaaacaATGACTTCCGGTTAGATCCGatctgtaggctacttgtagtttaCAGACCACGTCCTGATCTATTCATATATACTATTCGTGTTTGtaagtatatatttatgtagaaatgtgcgTGGACCTGCATTGTATGCTTTCCTTTCTTATTTTCATGTCTGCCTGTGAAATACATTACTACTCGTTTTGATATGTGTTATATAAATAAGCGTTATTATTGTCAACCACACAAGATATGTTTTTCGATTAAACCTGAGACTAATAGTCAACAATTGACCGTTAAGTATTACTACACACAGTGGATaaggattttctacaacacgtggtgtttgttgtcaaatctaagagcaaatcagctctctgatgtggtgACAGCCAGaggtttcccatcatgcactgggccatgCAGTTGGTGGAGAGTCCcaggccgtttctcaatatgcgttcttgtccgtacttgtgttctcgtggacttgtgaaacgtcatcagtcgcggcccaagtactgttccaattcaaaagttcGCTTCTGCACAGCACAGTAAcaatgcccggatgtgacttgatccgcccagtttccaaaggatgcatcagaggagacttgtgcgttactatatatatatatatatatatatatatatatatatatatatatatatatatatatatatatattaaaaaaccacacttcaaaataaaataattatattttaaaggaaaacgaaaaaagcagggttatcatatttaatttacaatgaataattggagtaaactcatgagcacgaacagctgacgtggtgacgtcatcaaggtcgctgctgttccaattgcagaaagaccggaCTCCAAAAGAAtacaagtctgtactcagcgtactttGGCTTGAGAAACGGCCCCAATCCCAGTAGGCTCGAGATGAGCCAGTTCTACGCAGAATCGATCGGCGCGCAATGCATGCCGGTTAGATTTGTGTTCGGCTTGctcccgacttgctctgacgtcatgcacacgtggtcaacgatactctcacgagagcgaggcgTCTGTCGATTTTAGAGCCAGGCGCCACAGGAGCTCTCCATCGACTGCGTGGCCCAGTGGCCCTGCGTGGCCcagatgggaaacgcctggctatcgccacatcagagagctgggGTTAAGATGCAGGTATAGGTTATGTGTAGTCAAACAGGAAATGTGAGAGGTCACATCCATGTTCCCATCAGTTATAGAGAAAGAAATATGCTTttcttcagaaaatgaaaatgaaaaaaaaggaaattacacCTTTGGTCCCAGCATTGACTTTTGAGTTAAATGTCTCTCCATTCAAAGTTTATATGTGTATAAGAAATGGTTTCCCAGAGAGTGAACTTATTATCACAATCTGGATGTCTGCTATTTACAGTCGGTTGGTTTACCAAATTGGGTGCAACTATGTTTAACAATGTGTTCAAAGGGCAAAGCATGTGTGTAAGTCAAACTGTGTAGCCCTATTAGGCTACCATAAAATGTTTCTATTGTTATTAGGTGTAATTAATGTACTACACTTAATGTTAGTGTGTTTCAAAGTGTAGCTTACAACATGCTACATGGCCTTTAGTTTTGTCAACAGTCAGTCACAACCGGAACAGCTAAGATCCAAGATCAAATGTGTAGGAAAGGATGACCGACCTGTCACATTATTAACCCAGGGTGTATCGGGAGGAGACCGATTTGATCTATTACGcttgacttttttaaaaatagcttCAATGTTATGTGTCGCAGTGACTCCAAATCAACACACCATATATTGGATTTAAATTcttcttattttatttccagAGTTATACATTTTGGTATTTGCATCACTTGGTCACATTGCATTGAAGCtgctgaaaaaaacatgaattgtgtctgaatatatttttaaaaaataaaacactcacTAAAAtcgtagaaaaaaaaactaacttaatATCAGAGAAGCGGACAAATGCACCAAACTAATCAACCAAAAGAAGGATGCATGTGCTTTAAAttaacattgaaacattgaggtTTTATTTAAAGGGTATTTTGTCACCTACCATACAAATGCCAAACAGTGGAACAAACTGGTCAGTCTTCACAGTTGACAACTCCACACAAAATGGAAATAACACATTTGCTTACTGTACTGCCAAATCCCCAAATAAACATCactgatttatatttatatttgggATTATCTATTGTGTATTGGAGCAGGTTGGAGAATCCTTTCgtattgtttatttcttttatatcaTCTTTGTGTCTATTTTATACATACAAAGAtagaaggaggggagagaggggacgGCATGCAGCAAAGGGCCATGGGTCAGATGTGAACCCATGCAGGGAGCCCCATCCTATCAATTCTTTGATGtgggaaaaaacatttttttaaaaatattataattaaagGAAATAAAGAAGATTGTCcatggttgttttttgtcttgttGTCAGCATTTTAAGGAAGGCTAGTAAATGGTTTGATGAGACCAAGATCCATAGCTTTGACCAGGCATGTGCGCGCAGCATCAATGACATCCTGCCTCTTGGGATTGTCCTCCGCCTTGCCAATCACTGAGAGGATTTCCAGCAGCTCACTCTCCATCAACTTCTTGGCCAGCTCACTGTCGTCTGAGTTGAGCATGTTGTAGACAATCACAATGCCACGATGCTGTATAGAAGGGATGGTTTGGAGACACAACCTCTGCAGGATCTCAAGCCATTGTGTTGTCTGTTGGGAGTGATcagtttgtaaaatgtgtgaatgatgaaTCAAAAATGGCGGAAGCTGCTTTTCAAACTTATTTTCGAACAACCAATTTCAAACAGTGGAATCCATGAGTAAAATAGTGTGTTGTATTATTAAGTGTAGGAGCCATTGTTTTTGGAGGTTGACCGATAGGGACTCAAAGTCAGGACACTGCAACCATTGATTTTGACTATTCTTTTTTCTTAATGTAGCTCTCACAGTTAACTCACAGCTTAATGTGATGCAATTGGAAAGCCAAACTTAACTTACAGTAACATAGGCCTCAGGTAAAACAAGCTACATACATTAAGCTGCTTTGTGAGACCCCACAAAAGTGCATGAAAATGCTCCCAAGTGTCATAAAGGTTAATTTAGTTAAAGCATTAAAGAGTAATAATAACAAGGCTTTTGCAATCTTatacagagagagtgtgtgttgacCAGAATAGTTGCTGCTGTGGATTCAGCATCAGTTCCTAAGGAAAAGCTATTTAGGAGATTTCTGGGTATTTTTCATTGTGTGGCAGACATGCTTTCAAAACACACTCCGATGTGACACTATTATTTATATTCTACAGTAAAAGCATACTGAACGCTGTTGTACATACCACCAGGGTCAGTTTGTGGCAGAGCTTCTTCTGAGCACCAGTGAGCATGGCGAGAGCTCCAGCTGCAGCTACCTGAAGATCGTCGTCATCCTCGCCACATAGCAGTACCATCAGCTTCAGCTTATCATTCCCATCTTCCAGATAACGATCTTGGACCTAATACACAAAAAATTGACATGTTCAACGCACtcacacctgttggacacatgTTTCTCACATTGACTATGCATCATCCATTATTAGGTGAGGTTTCTAGTTGTTGGTCTGTTCTCACCTCTTTACATGAAACAAGGTTGCACATGCATTCTGTGGCAGCCTGTCTGATCTGGTCATGGTCTTCAAACATGTAGTTCTCAATCTCTGGCAGAGCTTTCTCTTTCACAATCTTTACTCTACAAAACAGATGAAGATGAGAACTCATAATACGGCAACATCTGTAAACTGCAGTACAACTCACTTGTAGGAAATTAGGCATCACAGTGACCATAATATGATATGGTGAAAGATGTTACCGTAGTTTTTCACTGTAACCAGCCAAGTTAGTGAGGCCTCTCAGAGCTTCAAAGTTCTGTAATCCGTCTTTGTCTGTTTGAAGGAGGCTAACTAAAGGTCTCACCACCTCGTACACCTGgcaaacaagaaagaaagacaatgttgttgttttgttgaacTATGAGGTAAACACCACATCAGCATATACATACTTAATTCAGAAACATACCGATTCAGAAAGTGAGTAACAAACAACGGTCATCAGTAATGATATAAACTGACAATCCGAAACACAACAGAAGAAATGGTCCATCATCTACCAGCATATCGAGAAACAAAGAAACTTATGCAAAGGGAGGCAATGTCAAAATCAAAAAAAGTGTGTAGTCAAGGGAAGATTAAGTAGAATGTGATACCTCAGTACATTTCCATTCCCCTTCCACCAAGGcatagaaacaaacaaacccactaCTATTGTATGTCTTACCCTCTCACCGGGGAAGGCGATTTCTGGGTTGGAAATAGCTGCAATCTTGGCAATGGCGTGGCTGGCTTTCGTCTTCCCAGCATCTGTCCCCTCCAGTGCAAGTGGTATTAAAGCCTGAGGGCAGAGCCAGAAGTGAACAATAGTGGGGGTATTTTGCAACAACCAGCTTATCCAGTTACAGTTACTGTTAGGAACATTTAACTATTATGAAACATGCCTCTTAATGACCTACATAAGTAGAGTATAGCATCAGTGAGAAGATTGGCTAATTCTTTATAGTTATTGTAAATGCTTGACATCGGTGCCACCGGGTCAGATTCTGCGCGACATCACATGAAATCATGCAGGGGCCGGAGCACTGACACCACGTTGCTGGGGGCCCAGTCTATATTGATGAGCCTGCTGGAGAACCAGCACCAGGCAAAGGAGAACCAGCACCAGGACTGAGCGGGCAGACAGACAAACCCCACTGCAGTAAAATGTTCTTAAGGATCTCTGGTGCTTGGAAACTCCACCTCTCTCATCCACAGGAATCgccaaaatgaaagttccttgaAGTAACCCTTATCTTTATTCAATTTCCCGGCGATTCAGTTAGGGAACACTTGAAAAGACTTTGGGAAGTGTCATAGATTCTCTTGTACATAGCTTTCCAAACCTTTAACTCACCTTACCCCCACCCTGGGCTACAATAGTACCACGGTCTTTGGGATCCAGTGACAATGCCAAGAAAACTCTaaagataaaaaaatagaaaatagtttTAACATTCATATATTTCTAAGCAATGTTACAATTTAAGGTGGAATAAACAAGAAATTGGGTGTATACTTTTGTACTGTAGCTTGTATTCCCAAATCTCTGTGATGGAACATTTAGAAATATAGTGCGAGTTGTGACCTCAGACAAAAGCGATTTGTTGGCATCAGCTTAGCTGTAGCCAAGCTGTCATGATATGATTCATGATATGTGATGCGTCATATGTGTTTTGTAGATTCCAGACAGTTGTACAACAAGCTTGATGAAGTATCAAAATGTTTCCCCTCCCACCTTGACAGCATCTCTTTGGTATGGTTGGTCAGGATGGAGCTGTCTGCTTTGACCATGACAGCAAGAGCTGAAATGATTCCAGCCTTCAGCAGCCTTTTCACTCTCTTCTCGATAAAGTCCTTCTTGTCCTGAAAAAAGAATACATATGAGTAACATAACCTGCCTACTTACGCATGTACATTTATAGATTGTGATCTCCCGTCTGGTTTAGatcccttttcttcctcttttaccTTGGGGTGTTGCTCGGGCACATGTTGCTTTGAAAATTTGGCAAGTTGAACCAGCTCAGGGATGATGTCCTTCTTTTCATAGCAGTTGGTGCAGTTAACCAAAGTGCAAGCTACTGAGTATATGATTGTCTTATCCTTAGACTAAAAcacagagaaaggagagagattATTTCTAATATATAATCAGATATACTCAATGTTTCTTCTTGTCTGCTATTTTCATACCTTGGCCAGTTCAAACATGGCTTTCAGGGCAGCCTCGTCCTCAACAAAGTCATCTTTCACGTCAGCATCATTAGTCAGATAAGCTAGACCCTCAATAGCCCACTTCCTGGTTCTTGTATCAATCTTGGGATTACAGAGCCACCTAGAAGAGTAACAAAGGAAACCAATGATGTGAAGTGGTATGATTGAAATGTACAATGACATTCTGACATTCtaatttgtaaataaaaattaaataataactaATTCGGTATTgagcatgtatttaaaaaatactgaTGCAAGTATCAGTTTTCTCACAGATTTTCTACATTGACCACCATGTTTTTCTATCATCATGGCTTATCACTTGCTTGATTCACTCACTTTAACAGGCTATGTGAGTACTCACTTTCTGCACTGCTTGGCCAGCTTCTCTGTGGATCCCTCAGCAAACTGCCGTAAAGCATAATCATCACCTCCTGCTGAACCCAGTTTACAGAGACCCTGGGGATGACATGGACATGAGTATGCATACCAATACACAATCTAGAAGTTGTGTAGTCCAATTGTCTAATAATGTCTGTGATAATCAACTGTGATGTTTTTATCACGTTTTGTAATGTTATTCTATATTGTGTGTGGGCTATGGCCAAAAATCATAAAGTTCTATACTCTATTGCCATTCTTTCCACTCACCACCAACGAACGTATTTTAATCTTCTCATTGGTGGTCTTTTTGTAGATGTCCTTTAGGAGTGAAACACCGTTGGTGATGATAAATGAGGCGCGGCTCATCTTAGAGGAGGAATGGATCAGCGCCTCTACAGCAACCATCTGGTCCACCTCACGTTCGGAGCCACACAGTGCTACCATCATCTCCATTATGCCTTGCCGACCGACAAGGGCGTTACCAACATCAAAGGGACCCTGAAGCAGCCCTGAGATGGTGTTGATAGCATGAATGGTCTTGTCCATGTCGTTGGGGTCAATTTTGGATCTGTGGAAAAGAAGGGACAAGGAAGGAAAAAAGCATAAAAGATGGAATAAGTTATGTTGGCTTAGAAACTCTTTACTAAAACACTGGTAAATGGTGAATTTATGGACATACTTGATATATTCATCACATACTTGATATATTCATCACAAATGTCCCTGAAGTTGTCTCTCTCTGGGTCACATGTGAGGTCGTCATAGATCTTGGTGAGTAGCACACTGGCAATCAgctgtgtgttgtctgtcaAGGGAAGCTGGTCTGGCAGTTCGGGAACCTGACCACACACTTTGAGGATTTTCTTGAGACCTGGagaacaaatacatacatatgcgTATATAGATGTGATCTGGCAAATATACTTTGTCAGGGAGTCTGGGATGCAGAAATAGACCTGTGCTCAAACCAAATAAATGACCCAATGCAGCTGTCTGGCTCACCGTGGTCAATAGTGAAGAGGCTCTTGGAGTTGTCGTTGTTTTTCTTAATGTTTTTGCGCGGTACATTCTTGATCAGAAGATTCAGTGCCTGGTCCCTGCCATGGCCAGACACCTTCTTACTTGCAACCATCTCCACGAGAGAGAGGAGAATGGTTTTCAGGTCTTTAGATGAATCTGCAGATGGACAGATGGTAAACAAGAAAGTATGTCTCAGTCAGTAGTGTGCAAAAATACTTAAAGCAGCAAAGCCATAGCCGCACCCGTCTTTGATTATATGGTGTTTAGTCGAAGATTACAAATTAGGCTTCGATGCAGTTAATTTTTATTCTGTCTCACCTAAAACCAAGGCCTCTTCTTTCCCATATTCCCTTTTATCTCCACCAGTGAGGGAGTCGTTGATGCACTGGAAGAGGTTGCATGTTGCCAGTGCAATCTCCTCATTGTCAACAGCCATGATGCTGCACATCTTATCAACACCGACCATGTGAATAATAGCCATGGCCTGTTTAGGGGTGGTGAAAAGAgtacattttgtgaaaaaaatgaCTACTTCTAATGGTATAGGTAGAAGTTGTACTTGTGAAGTTTGATTGTGTTTGGTAGGCTACACAGTTGTTTCGTTGTCTTCCCAAATCTTTGATTTTCATATTCACTTGCATTTGTTTTGACTAATTTTCTATGAGCATGCTCACCCGAGCTTTGTGTCCTGTGCACATTCCTGACAAAGTGCGAACAGCAGCCAGGATCATCTCTGGTTTGCCTGTCTCCATCATGTTGAGCAGCAGAGGCACTCCGTTATTCTCGAATATTCGCTCGGCTCCGGCATCCTCTCTTGACAGCACAATCAGGTTGTTGGCAGCCTAGACATAAAATAATATGTTGCAGAAGTGATACCACAATTATGCACAAACATGCtaccaaacaataaaaatagaaaagtcCTTAAATGATTTTAATTCTAACCCTAACAGAAAATACCCACTTTTTCCCTCTTGTCCTTTTCCATTTCGTCATCAAGGAGAATGTCAAACATGTTCTGTACCCTCGAATCTGTGGAGAATGTAGACTTAAGCTGTGGAGAATCAAAATGAAACATTGAATCATTTCCGGATGCTGACATGACCAAATCATACACATTAATTTAGTTTGTGCTTCAACATAAAACCATCTTTCAAATTTCCttagcttaaaaaaaacagttatttctaATGCAACAACCAAAGCTAATCAGATTTTTAAGCCAAAATAATATTGTTGAATACATGTTGAAGTGCTTCATGCATTTAAGCAAAGTAATGAGTCTGTAGattaacttgtgtgtgtgtgtattgttatttttaatgcTGACCTTGGACTGGATGTCTGCTCCCAGCCTGCGGAGTGTCTCCAGGAAGGTTTTATTCTTTGGTTCAATGGTGGCACATCTCTGCACATCTTTGAAAGCCATATCCAGTTTTCCTAGTTTCTCAAGAGCTTGGCAACGCCGGTACAAGGCTTTAATATCTGCTGCATCGACATCAATTGCTAAGTAAGACGAAGaaagattattatatatatgtttttggtGCCATTGGTGATATTATTTGGTTTATAACTGTATATATTACTCTACCTTTGGATGCATCAGATGCTGCAATGGCAAAGTTTTcctaaagaaaaacagaaagtgtAAATTTGTGTAAATTTGCCAACGAAATTGCAAATATGGTATAATTGCTATTGGCTTGTTTTTGTGATATATGCTTTAAACAACTGCTTACCTTTTTTAGGTAGCATGCAGATCTGTTCCTGTAAATGATAGCAAGCACTTTTTTGTCTTTGCAGGCCTTTATGGCTTTACTGTAGCACTCAATAGCTTTGTCAGTATCTCCTGACTGGAAGTGTTGGTTTCCCTCATCTTTTAACTGGATCGAGTCTCCCATCTGGTAAAGAAATAGGATGTATGagttatgaaataaaataaacagatcCATTAACTATGGGTTTTCATGTCCACTTAATGTTTCATCACAGCAATGTCAGCGACAGTCAATCAAATgtaaatgcaatattttaaCTGTTTTCCAAAGCTTCATACCAAAATCAATCATCaaaagacacatacatacacatattttaaataagcaaacattaaaacaaatctgaagAACAGTTTACACTTTTTGGTTAGTTCAAGGATAAATAGtataagaatataaatataaaagcagTTCAAAGCGTATGGCGTGTACTTGTATTTGTAGGTTTACAAAGCTTACAGTACTGATCCCTCTTTCAcattaatccatattcatcctAGAAATCATATGTCAGCAAgctaatatttgttttaactaCTGTAACAttagaaatatttattttcttaccaTTGTTTGTAATCAGTGCCCTGCTGACCTGGGTCTCTCTTAGCAAATGGCCATGCACATGCTATCTCTAACTTTACATGGCCTCCCGTAAGGCCTTATTTGGGCATGATCTCGTACCCCAGTTGGAGCCTTACAACAAATGCCACTTTCCCAATGGACAGATGCCATCTCCTATCATCTAGGCACAGTCTATTCCACTACTTATCCTAAGTACCCTCTGCATACCTGAATGTCActcaaatgaaaaaacaacacatctgtGAACGTTGTACAGTACCTTCTTATGATTGTGTGTTGTCTCTCTTGCTCTGCGTAGATGGTCCAGACCTCTAGTTCCTAACATGTGTTACAAACTTTTTCTATCTCATGTAAGCTCCCCCACCAACTTGTTGATATTTATAGTCGATCTCAATGAGGTGGGACCGAACTGAGGTGTACCATCCATCACACGTAGGGGTTCACTGCAAGCACACTAAAACCCCAATAGGCAACTTTGTACCAGAGGTCATTATAGaccattatttattgtattaaaaaaaatatccttACAATATCTTTGAATTATCCAAAGCTTTATGAATGAAACATATTTTCCATTCAGGGATGTCTGTCAGAGTAACTACCTCAATGATGGTCTGCTCCAGATAAGGTCTATTTAGGGCACAGACAGCTGAGGACTGACCAGCAGAaagtgaggggtggggggtaaaagacaagtgtgtgtggagacagGGGCTTGGGGGGTGGACAGCTGCAGGACCAGGACCATAGAGGAGCCTCGTAGCTTCTAGAAAAAGAATGATCTCGAGCCCCACGAGTTGTGGTTAGGCACTTTCTTGTTCTtgtctgttgtttgtgtgtgaaataataaataatacaagaaCATAAACTGATATGTGGTGAACTGCTCAGgatgtgtttctgtcttctGCCAAGTGCATGCAGGGACATTGCATAGTGATGGAAATGGAATAAGCATGCAGacataaatgtatacatattacAACAATAAT from Cyclopterus lumpus isolate fCycLum1 chromosome 9, fCycLum1.pri, whole genome shotgun sequence includes these protein-coding regions:
- the unc45b gene encoding protein unc-45 homolog B, yielding MLGTRGLDHLRRARETTHNHKKMGDSIQLKDEGNQHFQSGDTDKAIECYSKAIKACKDKKVLAIIYRNRSACYLKKENFAIAASDASKAIDVDAADIKALYRRCQALEKLGKLDMAFKDVQRCATIEPKNKTFLETLRRLGADIQSKLKSTFSTDSRVQNMFDILLDDEMEKDKREKAANNLIVLSREDAGAERIFENNGVPLLLNMMETGKPEMILAAVRTLSGMCTGHKARAMAIIHMVGVDKMCSIMAVDNEEIALATCNLFQCINDSLTGGDKREYGKEEALVLDSSKDLKTILLSLVEMVASKKVSGHGRDQALNLLIKNVPRKNIKKNNDNSKSLFTIDHGLKKILKVCGQVPELPDQLPLTDNTQLIASVLLTKIYDDLTCDPERDNFRDICDEYIKSKIDPNDMDKTIHAINTISGLLQGPFDVGNALVGRQGIMEMMVALCGSEREVDQMVAVEALIHSSSKMSRASFIITNGVSLLKDIYKKTTNEKIKIRSLVGLCKLGSAGGDDYALRQFAEGSTEKLAKQCRKWLCNPKIDTRTRKWAIEGLAYLTNDADVKDDFVEDEAALKAMFELAKSKDKTIIYSVACTLVNCTNCYEKKDIIPELVQLAKFSKQHVPEQHPKDKKDFIEKRVKRLLKAGIISALAVMVKADSSILTNHTKEMLSRVFLALSLDPKDRGTIVAQGGGKALIPLALEGTDAGKTKASHAIAKIAAISNPEIAFPGERVYEVVRPLVSLLQTDKDGLQNFEALRGLTNLAGYSEKLRVKIVKEKALPEIENYMFEDHDQIRQAATECMCNLVSCKEVQDRYLEDGNDKLKLMVLLCGEDDDDLQVAAAGALAMLTGAQKKLCHKLTLVTTQWLEILQRLCLQTIPSIQHRGIVIVYNMLNSDDSELAKKLMESELLEILSVIGKAEDNPKRQDVIDAARTCLVKAMDLGLIKPFTSLP